The DNA region AGTGAATATCCTGCTAACGAGGTACTGGGTCTGCTTGTATTCCCACACCTTCAGCAGCCCACAGTGACTCCCCACAGCCACCAGTGGCTCCTGAGGGTGGCAGGCAATGGCATTCACAGCTTTCTTTGCCTCTGTCGTGATTCTTCCAAAGTTTGTGCTGTCTGTTGCAACATGGAACACGGTTGCATCAGAGGTTGAAAGGATAAAGTTCCTGTTTAGCGTGAGAGAAACAGAATTCGATGAATCAGAGTAACCAGCTCACATCCCTGCAAGCTATATTACACATCAGTCTCTTTTTGGCAAGTTAGTTGGACAATCACTTATATTTTGTGGTACACAGTATGCAAACGCTCCTTGACCTGGAAGGCAAGTGACACTTTGTATTCATGACCTGGGAAATGGCCAGGGGAAGACACTGGAGCCAGTTCCATTTTCTACTTGGCTGGGCAAGCCAGCAGATGAATGACATCTGGGGAGCTCCTGCTGTTTGCAAGTCACTGGTGTGTGAGATGGACAAGTGAGCAATAGGAGATACTCTGAATGGCCTTTCCACGTGTCCCCATGCCACCACTGTTGGTGGCTCCACGTTGACCATGCTGCCATGGCCAAGGTCAGAGGGCAGTTTCAGTCCCTGTATGCTCACTTGGCCAcgctgagcagcacagcagagaggttTCACTGTGTGACTGGTGATGTGTGAAGCAGACAGCAGGATAATTATTCATTTTACAGCACAAATATGTACAGTTTCAGTCTGCCTGATTGAGAGTCTGGACTCAGTAAAAGGGACAAGAGAGGATCACACAgaaatcccagagtggtttgagtaggaagggaccttaaagatcatcttgtttcaacaccttccactagaccaggttactccaagccacatccaacctggccttgaacaattcctGGCATGGGGCATCCACTGCTTTTCTGGgccacctgtgccaggacatcaccaccctcacagtgaggGATTTCTTCCTATATCCCATcaaaccctgccctctgtcaatTTTAGGCattttccccttgtcctgtcactccataCCCTTGTCCAAAGTCTCTCTCCGCCTGTTTTGGGTCCCttgaggcactggaaggtgctataaGGTCTCtttggagccttctccaggctgtctGGGAGCTGCACAGACAGACACGTGGGGAAGCACAGCCTCTTTGCCAGCTGTTCCATCACAGCCACCAGTTTGTGCACATCTGGCCCAGGCACTGATGGACTCTGCACCCCTTGCGTGCCTtagctgggctctgcagccatTCCTAatcccagcagcctccaggaTGAGCTCAggccttccctttccctttgggAAACCAAACCATCCCCCAGgactctgctccaggctggagaagaaTTTGTTCCACGTGGCTCTTTGGAAAACATGCGTGGCTAAGAACAGACATTGCCAGGAAAGCCTTAACAGCAGTGACAGATATGTGGTTtgcaggctggatggagccaCGCAGCAGCTTCATCTGGCCTGCAGAGTCCCTGTAAATCCTCAGGCACAGCTGTGtcacacagagggacagagaggggctGGTGGCCAGTCAGTGTGGTACAGCTCTGTGCCGGTGCCACTGCCCTGATTAGCTTGCCAAGCCATGATAAAATCCAACTGGATCCTGCCATGCCTGGGAAGGGTTTAAGGGGGGATTAAGGGGCCCAGTGAGAGCTGGAGGCTCGGCATTAGCACTGCCTGGGGTGCTGGGTACGTGACAGAGAAGCTGATCATGACTGTGCCTGCACAATGCTGTGTCTGCACCAAGGCATCGCCTGGAGCTCAGTCTGGGGTGTGCTGGAGCCCACCcacactccctccctccctatCCTGCCCAGGAGCCTGGGCACAGGGTGAGTCCTGCTCCAGACCAGGCAGAAGCTCATGGAACAGCTCTCACTGAGCACCTCCCCAGCTTTCAGCTGCAaggcaaacacaggagaagacCTGGGTTGGTAAAGAGACACTCACCTGGTGAGAAAaggctgcctgctgcctgggagggcactgggagcatcACGAAGGATTGTGGAGAAGGAGATGGACTGGATGGGACCCACTTTGTCGTGGCTGTAgatgctgaggagctgcagctgcccatcATAGAATTTAACCTGCCCTTTCACATCACCTGTGACTAtacagctgcagggaagggaaaattatTAACCAATACACTGACTGACAACTCCCAGATATTTCTTGGAGAGCATCCTTGGATGGAAGCaaatttcttccccatttctctGCACGAGCACAcgagcagagccctgcacagaTGTGTGGGAGAAAACCAGGGTAGTGCAGAAACCAGTGGTGCAGAAACCAGGGACACCTGCCGTGTCCCTGCCGTGTCCCCAAGGCTGTCGCGGCGTTTGGTGGCAGTCTGCTCCCTCTGCCGGTAGCAGCCAGGAGGCTGAGCCACTGTCTGAGCTATCCCAGGGGAGCTGGCATCGCATCACCACCACTTTTCAACTTCATTTCCACCCCCAGACAAATCCATTGCTGGAAAATTATAAACCAGCAGCACTTTCCTGCATGAGTGACCACGCGGCCAAGTGATTAAAACTCCAACATTATCTCTGCCGCTCCTACAGCTGAGTACCAGGACTGTACCTAAGCTACTGAGAAGGGCTGCCCCGTTACCTGTCCAACACCTGGAGCAAGGTAAGACTCTCCTCCTGCATTGCCACCACCTTGGTGGCTGTCACTCCATGGGgtttgggcagcagctcctcgggGAGGGTGCGGGGATCGTGCATGTCCCACACCACCAGCTTCCCGGCCGACGTGCCCGTCAGAGCTTGGGTGTTGTTAAAGTGGAAAACTGACTGGCTGAACTGTCCCACCAGGCACTTGAAGGTCTGTGgagacagcagccaggctgcgttttcatcccagagctggctctgccctcctcAAGCAGAGAGATTGGCATTCCCTTCCTGTCCCGTGGCAGGACAAGACACAAGAGCCCCAGGAGAAAATGCAGTGGGGCACTTTGGGGAGAGAGCCCTGCTTGAGCTCAGCTTGGGCAAACCTGTCCCTGTCTGAGGGGGACAGGCTGGGGCCAGGGCCCCTGTTTTTGTGtaaggggatggggagggacagtgctgctgccagcaggaaagCCAAGAGGGTGACATGCtgtgtccctccctgctgtgctcaccTGGTTGCTCAGGAATGGTGTCCCGTACTGCAAACCAGAGTCATCctggggaaaacagagaaaacatccAGGACAGGGATTTTGGAACcgagctctgcagtgccagcatgGCCCTCCCCACCATCTGGGCACTGGCCCCACGTTGTGGTGGCCAAAGCAGGAAAGGCTCCAAGGTCTTCCAGAGAGCACAAAACATCCTCTCCTTCCACCTGTGCTTCTTTCCAAAAGCTGCTGAACGGCACAAGGCCCATGGGAAAGCAGGAGTGGGAGAGGTGAAGAGcatccctgccacagctgggcctgACAGTGTGGGAGTAGAGGGAGTGTGATATCTGTCCAGACCACTTTGGGATCTGgcaagggcagggaggagggaagggacagaTCTGCAAAGTGACCCCAGCTGTGGACAGACacccagcccctgagcccccctgcCACCTCCTTTGTGGCACCAGAAACACGACTTCCCATGTCCCTACTTACCCACAGGTAAAATATCACCTGGCTTTTGCTGTTGCTGACAAACTCATGGGGATTTTGAGGGTTAAAAATGACATAATCCTGAAATTCAAAGAATTGCATTAGCACCAGGCCGAGCGATGCTATCTGCTTATTCTTCCATCCAAAACCACCTCACCAGCTGCACTGAACTGAAATCAGAGGACACCCCATGCCGGTCAGGCGTTAGAGGAACAGGGATGAGCCCTTGGGATGCTCTGCTGGATCAGGGATCCCCAGGGACGGGGTGTGATCCTGTCTCCCATGGGGGTACCAGGTGAGGatggggctgcccagcccatcccctctgctccccttgGCATGGTCACTCACCTGATACCCAAACTCAGggtccagctctgtgctgcacgTGGGTTCCCCTGTGAGCAAAGTCCATCTCCAAACACAAActttctgaaagagaagaggagaagaatCCAAGGAACACTCCCATGGCTCtctgggaggtttggggagcCAGGTGAATCCCATTCCCCACTGCAGGGCATGGTGTGGCCAAAAAGACTGGAGCAGGCtaaagcccagcacagcctggcagcagaaaGCTTAATTTCAGGAAATAATGCTGGAAATTGCTTAGATGAAAGTGATGAAGTCAGAAGCTTTTATCCCAAATTAAGATCCATTTTCTCAACTCTGGAGCATTCACTTTAATGAAATCCAGTTCTGTCTTCTAATGGCTCAGCAAAACCAAATGATCACTCTGCAAACCTGCTCTCCCCACGTGAATCCCCAcctcccctgtgctgcactgcaaaAAGCTTCCAGCTCTCTATCCTGCAAAGCTATGGAAGAGGAGATACTCTCTTACCTGCACAGTAGCAGCACTAATGGTCACCAAATACTTGGCATCCTGGGAAATGGCAATGGCACAGAGCCCGTCCTCCGAGTGGCTCTGGAAGATGGTGCGCACGGGAACCCTAGGGAGCAGAGATCCCATGggtgctcctggcagcacaggggcttCCAGGCAGTCACTTGGCAAAGCCTGTGGCACAACCCAcccaccctgctctgtgtggaagaagggatggagggagagagGCTGCAAACACTGGTGCTGCCACGGGCTCAGTGTTCATCCCTTCCTCCCGAGTAAATGTCTCTGGGAAACGACTCACCAGGATCTTTGAAGATCCTACAGCACAGAGATGTGATGTACTTAGTctgggggagctcagccccATCTCAGTGTCTCATGAGTGTGGGTGATACAAGGACAATGAAGgacttggtttggttttggttcctttgctgctttttagtCTGTCCCTGTGTTCTCCCATTTTATTCTCAGCTGAGACTGGAGTCGGTCCTGAGTGATTTACTGGACACAGGGTGTTTCCAAAAGAGGAGGTTCCTGGGAGCTTACCCAGAGTAGGAGTCCCACACGATGATCATAGCATCTGGCCCTTGGTCAGCAGTCGCAACCCAGCGTTTGTCTTCACTCACACACAGGCAGGAGATGACATTTGTGTGGCCCTGGGGGAGGGAAGCAGCAAAATGCCTTGGAGGCTGCAAACCTGGGGCTGTTCTGTTCATACCTTTTGTATGGGCTGCTCCTGGGTTTGGTTATAGGTGACCCCTGAGCACAGGGCACCAGAAAGAGAGATAGAGAGAGGAGGTTcaggagaaggggaggaggaggagagagacgCTCAGCTGTGCCAGACCTGCAGGTGGGACTGCCTGTTCCGCACGATGTCGTGGATGACCACTGTGTGGGAGGAGACATACAGGAGCACCCGGTCCTCCCCGTCCATcaggctgtgcacagccaggctgctgttGTAGCCAAACACCCAGGACAGGTCCTGCAGGGAAGAGATAGCTCCTGGCTCTCAGCAGCCAGGACAAAAAAGGCACACGAGGTCTGTGGGGTGATGGAAGAGAGCGGGGCAGGAGTGCTGGGTGCCATGTGGAGCACCCTGGTGCCACTGTGCCCGTTGTACTCACAAGGGGGTAaaagctgctgtccctgttcTTCCGGAACAGCATCCCTGGCGTGGCTGCCCACACCATGCTGGCAGAGCCTTTGTGCCGTGTGTGCTTCTCCCTGTAGCCTGAGAGAGGGCTGGACATGGCTCCCTTGGACTCAGACAGTGCTGGGGGTGGTTCAGGGACTCCAGCACCCTCCAGGCATgatgtcccagcagtgccttccCCAGGGtgccctggctcccagcccaggagctgggcagggtgtCTGAGATCCCCATACCTAAAGGAGATGACCGGGGACAGAATGGTGACTCTTCATTATCCTCTGAtgctcctttcttctccctggcagcagcaagggcagcctTGAGAAGGAAGAGAGGTTTTGGTGAGTGCTGGCTCCTGGGCTGGTCTGGATGGGAACTGTCCTGTCCTGTTCATTCCTGCTACTGGGAATGAACCCCAGCATGTCTCAGATCCCAAGGGCTGTTTCCCCTGGGATCTGCCCCAGACCCTGTCTCAAACAGGACTTTCCATGGTGCTGCCCTCACCTCATCAGGCTGCACATCCGCCTCCTGAgccgtctgtctgtcctgggACATCTCCCTGGCTCACTGCTTagtgctgctcctccctcagTGGGTTACTCCAGTGTAACTTCACATGGACCATCCATCCACACCCTCACCCTcctcccagggagctggggtgtgGAGATGCTCTGAAATACTTCCCCACACACACTCTCCCAGATTTGGCTCCACAACAACCTGGAATTGGGCACAGCGGGAGAAAAGGGCACCTGTGAAGCTGGGAAATGGGTCCCAGAGCCGTTTCTCGGCTCCCACACTGGGCACAAACCAGCCCAGTACAGCGATTATTCAGCTGAGCTCAGGCTCCCCCCCTTGGCTGCCCGCACTCCGCGCCGGGCACGCAAATTTCCCTTTCGGATGGGTTTTGTCACAGTCCTGTGAGcgcagagctgctcctgggcgGCAGCTGCTTCATCTCCGGCCTCACGGCTCTGGATTTGAGCCAACACCGAAACCTTGTGCGCAGAAAACTTTCACGGGAGGGGAAAGAGGCCCTGGGAAAACCTTCCCGGGCCTCGGCAGGCGGCACGGGAGCCCGGGAGCGGCCGCCGATCTCCCCGCGCTCGCACGGAACCGTTCCCAAGGCCCCTCCAGGCTTCGGTGCCTCCCGCTGTCCCGAGGGACCCTCCGGAGACCCTCCCGAGGATCCCCCCGCTCACCGACACAGCGATCCCCGCGTCTCTGCCTCTGCGACCGCCGTTCCCAGGCAACGGCTGCACCGGCAGCACCGGCTGCGCCACCGGCTGCACCGGGAAACGCCGGGAGAGGGGGGGGaaccctcctcatcctcaccgGCTGCACCGGGAAATGCCGGGAGAGAGAGGGGAACTTCCTCGTCCCCACCGGCTGCACCGGGAAATGCCGGGAGAGAGAGGGGAACTTCCTCGTCCCCACCGGCTGCCAGGAAGAGGCAGCGCTGGCCCCTCCGGGTGCCCCCAAAGCAGGGACCCGGAGGAGGGAACATTCAGCCCTTCACCCTGCCCGAGCCTAAATCCCGCTCGTGGCTGTGACAAAGCCGCTCTTGGCATCGCCGGAGCCATTCAGGACCAAACCCTCGCCCTGCCCGAGGAATGGGGTGAGGGATCTTTACCCGATGCCCCCCACAAGGAgttgcaggcagctctgctccaggggcttCCCTGAGCAGGACAAGCAGAGTGAGAAAAATCATCCCCCAAGCCCTGCCAGTCCCCCACAGTCCCCAGGCACTTGCACAGGGAACCCACTCCCAGGGCTCACTCCAGGCTCTCACTTCACCCCTGCAGATAATCAGCTCCAAACGCTCCCAGCTGTTGACCTCAGCCTTGCTGTTAAGCTCAAATAATAACAATTTCTAaagttaatttgtttttccttctgcccaGAAAGAGCCTCacaccctgctgggagcagaaagGAGATTTGTTATCAGCTCCCATTATCTCCCTGACCCGGAGAGGCTGCCCCAAATAATGACTTCTATGAGAACAGAGAGATGCAATACtcagttttattgttttgggAGACTATTTTGAAAGTTCAACTGGAAATAAGCTTTAGACAAACCAGTCATTCCCAGAATCCCTTCCAACAGTTTATGCACCTGTGGTGGTTCAGGAATGGTATTCCCCAATTTACTGTTCCCACTGAAAACACCCCAGACCATGTGCCACCCACCCACTcccccactgctcctgcagcaggatggagaggagaatgGGAGGCACAAGAAGttcccctgtcctggctggaaccaggaaaacatcccaaaatcaACTCCTgcaaataaacaattttttaaaaattaaaagaaaacagagagagaagctAGGAGTGCTTTTATCATGACTACATAAAGTACTAAAAGTCCCAAAAGTAGAATTATAACCCCTATTCTTTATCTCATTGTATTAAAATAACTGGGCATTCCAAAAATCCTTTCAGTATGTTCAGTGACTTTAAAAGCTGTGGCAACATGGGGAAGATGAAGTATCAAGCTTGCATATCTCTTGTCTGTCATCTACTATGACAGGCATCAAAAAGTGCTCTAGGACTTTTTAGCATATATTACATGATATTCAGTGAGGAGttttaaaagggagaaaaaaggaatgcTCTGTTATCACCAAAAAAGAGCATTTCAAGCTCTTTGGAGCATGTATCAAGTGAGATTTGGGTCTCTCTAGAGCCTTATTCTAAATTGATACAAGATGGAAGAGATGAGAAGCCACAtcttgcagctctgcaggttcCTCCTGACAACCAGTGCAATTCTGAACTGCAGAACCCTTCAGGCACCAGAGGTCACAGCAACACCACGTTTTCAAACCAGATCAGAGTCCAGAAAGCAGGAACAAGCTTCAGCTTTATTGTTCTCCCAGCCATGGTCATCTTTGTAAAGGAATGATATTGcagctgaaaaagaagaagataggaggaaatattaaattttcACTTCTCAGACAGGCACAGAAGACCTGGCATGGGATGGCTCAGACCCACCACAACCCTCCTCCACTGGTTTACCAGACAAACCAGCCACTGAGACCTTTCTGCCTGTGCTCATGTTTGATGGAACCTGACTGCCTGTATCCCTGTGCAGaaccagcagcctccagctccctggTGCCTGTGAGGTCTGTGACCGTGggcagtgacacagccagggctggccctgctcaggaaATGTGCCCTGAGCTGGTGAAAGCCTTTTCCCTCCAGCAAGTGAAACAGTAGCTCACCCCAGGAGGCCCTTCCCGGCCCAGCGCTTTGGAGTCAGCCCCACGTGCACCCTTCTGCCACCACGGATCACTGTCACACTCAGGGGTCtctggaagagaggaaaaaatagaaaaataaccaaaatacTTCACTTTTTCATCACAAAGTCAactctcttccttcttttgctgAAGCACACAAAGAACATGAAGCCCAAGGAACTGTTCTGCAGCAGtgcccattcccattcctgtggCTATAACTGAAAGAAGAGAGTGTTTTGTGTGAAGTCATCTCCAGGAGATCCCTCACTTCCACCACCAAGCACTTAATGGCTGTGGCAGCTTCTCTGGCCAGGCCACGAGGCTGGCacagcaatgctgctgctgcagggagtcCCCAGGGAGAACAAAATGCTCACACCTCTCAGCTCTTCCATTCATGAGCAAATAGCTCAGTGCTGTGAGAGAGCAAGGCTACAACTGCACAGACTGAATCTGACACTGTTTCTGACATGGAGATGATGATTCCACAGATCCAAGTTCCCTAGAAAAAGCTGTGGCTAACAGAGACAGGCAAGAGAATGCAGTCACAGCAGGAATGAGCTCACCCCCTCGCTGTGCTGCACCACCGTGGCAATGTTCTGCAGGTTCTGGAAGTTGTTTGCATTGACAGATCCAAATTCCACAATCTCATCATCAACTTGCAGTCCCTGGACAGAGATAGAAGAGAGATGAGCATCTGCATTCTCCAAAGACAGGTAATATCACAGGAGCATCACCCTTCACCCAGCCACAGGGAGAGAGACGTGCTACAACATCGCTCACACTCAGGCAAGTGAACATCACTACAGCCACAGGGAGAGGTGAGTGTTCATTCCTCTGTTCTGTTTCATGGGAAGAGAAATACTGAGGCTGGAATGCTCAGTGAGGTGTGGAAGGAGCTGTGTGGTGCCAGGATACAGCTCAGAGAACACCCATCTCATCCCTGTACAGTGACCAGCCCCTTCACAGGACATCCCAATGTGATTAAAAGAAAGGGTTGACACCCTAATCAAGGCCCCAGCTTATTCCCACTGATTAACAAGAGGGAGAGGGAGCCATGAGCTGTCTGGCTCCAGCCCAAGCCTTCCCCACGAGCCGTGCCCGACGTACCGAGACGCTGGCGGGAGAGCCGGGGCTCACGGAGTTCACTTTGGCAAAGGCCTGGGgcaggctctggctctggctcatGGCCTCGGCCAAGGCCTCTGCCTCATCCCTGGCGTGTTTCTCCTTCTCCCGGGCGTGCAGCTTGTGCAGAGCTTCCTCCACCTGCTTCATCACAGCCTTGTGGTCATTCTGCAAACCTGTGGGTGACACCATGAGcacacagggagctggagaggcttCCCCCAAAGGGCTCTCAGCTGTTCCCCCCTGCagtcacacagagcagtgccctggctgtCTCTGATCTCAGCAAGAGCCTCTGCCCTATCTGCTGGGGCCTGGTGCCAGTCCAGCAGATGTTTATCAGTAaaagacacagagaaaaccACCCTACAAAATTTGGTAAACATGCAAAGGCAGAAGGGCTGTGAGGCCCGTGGTCCCTTAGCACTCAGTGAGCAGCTTAAGTCTTCTTTCCATTAAGTCACCTGCTGTTACATATGTACCCATCCTGAGGATGGGCACTGGGAAAGCCTGGgatgaaataaatatgaagctgTTTGCTACCCAAATTTTATTCTACAAACAGCCCAGAAAAGCTTAGTTGTGTTTCACAGATGCCAAACAGCTCCGCAG from Camarhynchus parvulus chromosome 15, STF_HiC, whole genome shotgun sequence includes:
- the PSMD9 gene encoding 26S proteasome non-ATPase regulatory subunit 9; translation: MAEPGGGHSVTVSDVQQLVRRKDEIEAQIKACYELLEGQKGVGMHEPLVDAEGFPRSDIDLYQVRTARHNIICLQNDHKAVMKQVEEALHKLHAREKEKHARDEAEALAEAMSQSQSLPQAFAKVNSVSPGSPASVSGLQVDDEIVEFGSVNANNFQNLQNIATVVQHSEGRPLSVTVIRGGRRVHVGLTPKRWAGKGLLGCNIIPLQR